The stretch of DNA TGCCGTAGCGTTCTCCGGTCCATCGCCGGTTTCGTCATCCGACACAGCTGGCCCTCTATGCATTTTTTCCAAGAATTTGCAGTGGCTGGATTACGGCCGGGCGGCTGAGACCGCAGCGGCCATGGGGTTCAACGGATTGGATCTGACAGTGCGCAAGAACGGCCATGTGCTGCCGGAAAACGTCGAACGCGATCTGCCCAAAGCTGTGGCGGCTGCGCAAAAAGCCGGCCTTCGAGTGGCATTGATCACCACCGAGATCGATGCTGCGGAAAATCCCATACACCGGCGGGTTCTCGAGACAGCGGCCGGGTTGGGCATCGGCTGTTATCGAATGGGTTGGCTTCAATATGATCACTCTTTTAGCATTCGCGATAATCTAAAACGGTTTCGCGTCCGGTTGGCCGCGCTGGCGGAGCTGAATGAAAAGACAGGCATCCTCGGCGCGTATCAGAATCACAGCGGCGCCAACCTGGGTTCGCCTGTCTGGGACATCGCCGGTTTGCTGCACGAGATCCATTCGCCGTGGCTGGGCTGTCAGTACGACATCCGTCATGCCATGGTCGAGGGCGCCAACGCCTGGCCGCTGGGGCTCGAGCTGGTGGCGCCCTATATCAACAGCCTTGACTTGAAGGATTATCTTTGGGTGAAAAAAGGCGGTCGTTGGCAGGCGGCTAGTGTGGCCATGGGTCAGGGTATGGTGGATTTCAATGATTTTTTTACTCGGTTGAAAAATTTGAACGTAAAGAAGGATGTTCCTTTGTGCATCCATTACGAGTATGATCTCGGCGGCGCGGAAAAAGGCAGCCGCCGGATCACGGTATCGCCTGAAGCGGTGCTTGTTGCGATGAAGAAGGATCTTGATTATATTAAAGCCGTTCTTGGAGCACGTTGAGCCTTGGATGAATGTCTGTATTATGGGCTTGGCTCAGAGAGCTGTCTTTTGAGGGGCTTGCTTCGCTCCAAAATCGGTTTGCTAGAATAGTTCCCTGTCTATGGGGATTGCTTCGCTCCAGCGCAGATTAGTGTCATTGTCCTGTGCTGTGGCTGCGCTCGCAATGACAGCCTTTCCGCTTGCTTCGCTCCAGCGCAGATTAGTGTCATTGTCCTGTGCTGTGGCTGCGCTCGCAATGACAGCCTTTCCGCTTGCTTC from bacterium encodes:
- a CDS encoding sugar phosphate isomerase/epimerase — its product is MNSKNHVNRINRREFAKQTALAGAAVAFSGPSPVSSSDTAGPLCIFSKNLQWLDYGRAAETAAAMGFNGLDLTVRKNGHVLPENVERDLPKAVAAAQKAGLRVALITTEIDAAENPIHRRVLETAAGLGIGCYRMGWLQYDHSFSIRDNLKRFRVRLAALAELNEKTGILGAYQNHSGANLGSPVWDIAGLLHEIHSPWLGCQYDIRHAMVEGANAWPLGLELVAPYINSLDLKDYLWVKKGGRWQAASVAMGQGMVDFNDFFTRLKNLNVKKDVPLCIHYEYDLGGAEKGSRRITVSPEAVLVAMKKDLDYIKAVLGAR